The following proteins are co-located in the Paludibaculum fermentans genome:
- the atpG gene encoding ATP synthase F1 subunit gamma: MPSLIDIRRRIRSVKNTQQITKAMKMVATARLRRAQERVINARPYSRMAGEILRNVAAAAAGDERVSENPLLAVREEKRIQFILVTSDRGLAGGFNSNLIKAAQQFLAENADKQVEMELYGRKARDFFTRRAARVSGEVTGISQSPSLADAKALADKMIDRFKNEEVDAVYLLYNEFKSVLTQKVTLKKMLPMAVQAEGSPQRDYIFEQPPAEMLGRLLPNYILLQILEAFLESAAAEHAARMTAMDAASTNANDVINKLTLYMNRVRQASITREIIEVVSGASALE; encoded by the coding sequence ATGCCCAGTTTGATCGACATACGCCGCCGGATCCGCTCGGTTAAGAACACCCAGCAGATCACGAAGGCCATGAAGATGGTGGCCACGGCCCGCCTGCGCCGCGCGCAGGAGCGCGTGATCAATGCGCGTCCCTATTCGCGCATGGCCGGCGAGATTCTGCGCAACGTGGCGGCCGCGGCCGCCGGCGACGAGCGGGTAAGCGAGAATCCGCTGCTGGCGGTTCGTGAAGAGAAGCGGATCCAGTTCATCCTGGTCACGTCGGACCGCGGCCTGGCCGGCGGTTTCAACTCCAATCTCATCAAGGCGGCACAGCAGTTTCTGGCTGAGAATGCGGACAAGCAGGTGGAGATGGAACTCTACGGCCGGAAGGCCCGCGACTTCTTCACCCGGCGTGCTGCCAGAGTCAGCGGCGAAGTGACGGGCATTTCGCAGTCTCCGTCATTGGCCGACGCCAAAGCGCTGGCCGACAAGATGATCGACCGCTTCAAGAACGAGGAAGTGGATGCGGTTTACCTGCTCTACAACGAGTTCAAGAGCGTTCTGACGCAAAAGGTCACGTTGAAGAAGATGCTGCCGATGGCTGTGCAGGCAGAAGGCTCGCCACAGCGGGACTACATCTTCGAACAGCCTCCTGCCGAGATGCTGGGACGGTTGCTGCCGAACTACATCCTCCTGCAGATCCTGGAAGCGTTTCTGGAATCGGCGGCCGCGGAGCATGCAGCCCGCATGACGGCCATGGACGCGGCTTCCACCAACGCGAACGACGTTATCAACAAGCTGACCCTGTATATGAACCGGGTGCGGCAGGCCAGCATTACACGCGAAATTATCGAAGTTGTCAGCGGGGCCAGCGCCCTCGAATAG
- the atpD gene encoding F0F1 ATP synthase subunit beta produces MSTAAQQEVLGKVIQVSGPAVDLQFPEGQIPVIYTAVKITSEGFTVPEPINIMVEVMQHIGEGRVRCVALQPTDGLVRGMKAISTGAPITVPVGKQTLGRVLNVLGEPVDQQGPVTTEKRFPIHREAPMFDEQSTGLQMFETGIKVIDLLEPYLRGGKIGLFGGAGVGKTVVIMELINNIAMKHGGVSVFAGVGERTREGNDLWLEMQESGVLDPTDWTKSKVALIYGQMTEPPGARLRVGLTGLTVAEYFRDEEGQDVLLFIDNIFRFTQAGSEVSALLGRMPSAVGYQPNLATEMGELQERITSTKKGSITSVQAIYVPADDYTDPAPATTFAHLDATTQLSRDIAALGIYPAVDPLTSTSRILDPLVVGDEHYSTAQRVKGVLQRYKDLQDIIAILGMDELSEEDKLSVSRARKIQRFFSQPFHVAEQFTGFKGKYVKLADTIKGFKEIVDGKHDDVPEQAFYMQGTIEEVLERSEQIKKAN; encoded by the coding sequence ATGTCCACAGCAGCGCAACAGGAAGTTCTTGGAAAAGTAATTCAGGTATCCGGACCAGCCGTCGACCTGCAGTTCCCTGAAGGGCAGATCCCCGTCATTTACACGGCGGTGAAGATCACCAGTGAAGGGTTCACGGTGCCTGAGCCCATCAACATCATGGTGGAAGTCATGCAGCACATCGGCGAAGGCCGGGTGCGCTGCGTCGCTCTGCAACCCACTGACGGTCTCGTACGCGGCATGAAGGCGATCTCCACGGGCGCGCCCATCACCGTTCCGGTGGGTAAGCAGACCCTGGGCCGTGTTCTGAACGTGCTGGGTGAACCGGTGGACCAGCAGGGTCCGGTGACCACGGAGAAGCGGTTCCCGATTCACCGCGAAGCGCCGATGTTCGACGAGCAGTCGACCGGCCTGCAGATGTTCGAAACGGGCATCAAGGTCATCGATCTTCTCGAACCCTACCTCCGCGGCGGCAAGATCGGCCTGTTCGGCGGCGCCGGTGTCGGCAAGACGGTCGTCATCATGGAGCTGATCAACAACATCGCCATGAAGCACGGCGGTGTGTCGGTGTTCGCCGGCGTGGGCGAGCGCACCCGCGAAGGCAACGATCTGTGGCTGGAAATGCAGGAATCGGGCGTACTTGACCCCACGGACTGGACGAAGTCGAAGGTGGCGTTGATCTACGGCCAGATGACCGAGCCCCCAGGGGCCCGGCTGCGCGTCGGCCTCACCGGCCTGACGGTCGCCGAGTATTTCCGCGACGAAGAGGGCCAGGACGTGCTTCTCTTCATCGACAACATTTTCCGCTTCACCCAGGCCGGCTCGGAAGTATCCGCATTGCTGGGCCGCATGCCCTCCGCCGTGGGTTACCAGCCGAACCTGGCTACGGAAATGGGCGAACTGCAGGAGCGTATCACTTCGACGAAGAAGGGCTCGATCACGTCGGTGCAGGCCATCTATGTGCCCGCCGACGACTACACCGACCCGGCTCCGGCGACGACCTTCGCCCACCTCGACGCCACCACGCAGCTTTCGCGCGACATCGCGGCCCTGGGCATCTACCCGGCCGTCGATCCGCTCACCTCCACCTCGCGCATTCTCGATCCGCTAGTTGTCGGCGACGAGCACTACTCCACGGCACAGCGCGTGAAGGGTGTGCTGCAGCGCTACAAGGACCTGCAGGACATCATCGCGATTCTGGGCATGGACGAACTGTCGGAAGAGGACAAGCTCAGCGTCTCGCGCGCCCGCAAGATCCAGCGATTCTTCTCGCAGCCGTTCCACGTGGCCGAGCAGTTCACCGGCTTCAAGGGCAAGTATGTGAAGCTGGCCGACACGATCAAGGGCTTCAAGGAAATCGTTGACGGGAAGCACGACGACGTCCCCGAGCAGGCCTTCTACATGCAGGGCACGATCGAGGAAGTGTTGGAGCGCTCCGAACAGATCAAGAAGGCGAACTAG
- a CDS encoding RCC1 domain-containing protein, giving the protein MQASAADSRAIDVIHGTQDAGLQQAAVPANAGSPAALKISLSRMSTFLRGQTNAAYLIRVGNDALAGPTVGQVQVTVPAPVGLQISKLRGPGWSCNATSCVRTDVLAAGKNYPAITVLASVDLNAPDPLTLQVSVAGGGDPAAKSASDVATVRDTAVPVVFTTVINYPYVPMPGNLTDVVSVSATGEMLALRKNGTVAAWGCPDDYQCAVPAGLNNLIAVAAGASFGVGLRSDGTVVAWGPGPGGTGVPAGLTDVVKIAANNHVGLALRADGTVSAWGDTQYIFTTTVKNATDIVDVSAGSNVIALRSNGVPVAFNNFYSPMPAGITDAVSVVAGTYMTAVIHADHSITMWADYGLPDLTGWTNVDSMGLGAGYCGVALKRDGSLAMYGCEPDHGHAVPTDLQNVTAVAGGGITVVLLTSTPPMVAVQIYSGDLPFYVDGFLYQAAQNFSWVYGSSHSVLALDFIGGGTGSRYRFDSWSDGYGPAHAISANSLRPSSLSVFYKPQYFLTTIATQGGSISPASGWYDRGQVMISAGAIGNNTFTTFAGAYYGSQPVFGLFLQNPATVYAIFSGLPLPLSKLSVTPASGSGSGVALSSTYTAAAGFNDLAWYELLIAAAPDGGGQPYCFVHYDVQGNGFWVYGDGGFFVGPVQPGTASAELQNSVCGLNTKTSSVTSSGATVTLNANLVFKSAAAYNVYVRSYTLSETDSHWTQKGTWNPAAAPMAVMSQALNSSAGSQRTYTLTYPDPAGFGGTNKGWSQFLIATATDGGGQPFCFLHYDRAGNGLWMYSSDVGFFLGPVALGASSNLLNSSACSIDTGTAQVTNLASGFTLKATLNAKPPMSGNKLVFQRTLDPLGRDSGWVQTGTAVIP; this is encoded by the coding sequence GTGCAGGCCAGCGCCGCGGATTCCCGCGCAATTGACGTCATCCACGGTACGCAGGATGCGGGCCTCCAACAGGCTGCCGTGCCGGCCAACGCCGGTTCTCCAGCCGCGCTGAAGATCAGCCTTTCCCGGATGAGCACCTTTCTGCGCGGCCAGACGAACGCTGCCTACTTAATCCGGGTCGGTAATGACGCACTGGCGGGTCCTACCGTGGGACAAGTGCAGGTGACGGTGCCCGCTCCGGTTGGACTTCAGATTTCGAAACTGAGGGGCCCGGGTTGGTCATGCAATGCCACATCCTGTGTCCGGACCGACGTTCTTGCCGCGGGAAAGAACTATCCGGCCATCACGGTGCTTGCCTCGGTCGACCTCAATGCGCCGGACCCGCTGACGTTGCAGGTATCCGTGGCCGGTGGTGGTGACCCTGCTGCGAAGTCCGCCAGTGATGTCGCCACGGTCCGGGACACCGCCGTGCCTGTCGTTTTCACGACGGTCATCAACTATCCATATGTACCTATGCCTGGCAATCTCACCGACGTGGTTTCCGTGTCGGCTACCGGCGAGATGTTGGCCTTGCGAAAAAACGGCACCGTGGCGGCCTGGGGCTGCCCGGACGACTACCAATGTGCTGTCCCGGCCGGCCTCAACAACCTCATCGCCGTGGCGGCTGGTGCGTCCTTTGGAGTCGGACTTCGATCGGATGGGACTGTTGTGGCCTGGGGGCCCGGCCCTGGCGGAACAGGTGTACCTGCCGGCTTAACTGATGTCGTCAAGATCGCAGCGAACAACCATGTCGGTTTGGCCCTCAGGGCGGATGGAACAGTCAGCGCCTGGGGAGACACGCAATACATCTTCACGACGACAGTGAAGAATGCCACGGATATTGTCGACGTGTCGGCCGGCTCGAATGTGATTGCCCTGAGGTCCAATGGCGTGCCGGTGGCGTTCAATAACTTTTACTCCCCCATGCCCGCAGGCATCACAGATGCAGTCTCAGTAGTTGCCGGTACCTACATGACCGCCGTGATTCATGCGGACCATAGCATCACAATGTGGGCTGACTATGGCTTGCCGGACCTGACCGGCTGGACCAACGTCGACAGCATGGGGCTTGGCGCCGGGTACTGCGGAGTGGCACTGAAGAGGGATGGGTCCCTGGCCATGTACGGCTGCGAACCGGACCACGGTCACGCGGTGCCCACTGACCTTCAGAATGTGACGGCGGTGGCCGGCGGTGGGATCACCGTTGTACTGCTGACCTCTACTCCCCCGATGGTTGCCGTGCAGATTTACTCCGGCGACCTGCCATTTTATGTGGATGGGTTCCTCTACCAGGCGGCCCAGAATTTCAGTTGGGTGTACGGCAGCAGCCATAGTGTGCTGGCCCTTGATTTCATCGGTGGTGGAACAGGATCCCGCTACCGTTTTGACAGTTGGAGCGATGGTTATGGCCCCGCCCATGCAATATCGGCCAACTCCCTTCGGCCGTCCAGCCTGAGCGTTTTCTACAAGCCTCAGTACTTCCTGACCACCATCGCTACCCAGGGCGGCTCGATCTCTCCAGCCAGCGGCTGGTATGACCGCGGCCAGGTGATGATTTCCGCCGGCGCTATCGGCAACAACACATTCACGACCTTTGCCGGTGCTTATTATGGCAGTCAGCCCGTTTTCGGCCTCTTCCTGCAAAATCCAGCCACGGTCTACGCCATCTTTAGCGGATTGCCACTTCCACTCAGTAAGCTGTCGGTGACACCTGCATCCGGCTCAGGCTCTGGCGTAGCCCTGAGTTCCACTTACACAGCCGCCGCCGGATTCAATGACCTGGCCTGGTATGAACTGCTGATCGCCGCCGCCCCTGACGGCGGAGGCCAGCCATACTGCTTCGTCCATTACGATGTCCAGGGCAACGGGTTCTGGGTGTATGGCGACGGAGGCTTCTTTGTGGGCCCTGTCCAGCCGGGCACGGCCAGTGCCGAGCTTCAGAACTCAGTGTGCGGATTGAATACGAAGACTTCGTCCGTCACCAGTTCCGGCGCTACCGTCACCTTAAACGCCAATCTGGTATTCAAGTCGGCCGCCGCGTATAACGTATATGTCCGGTCCTACACGCTCAGTGAGACCGACAGCCACTGGACCCAGAAGGGGACCTGGAATCCGGCAGCGGCGCCCATGGCTGTCATGAGCCAGGCCCTCAATTCCAGCGCCGGCAGCCAGAGAACCTACACCTTGACCTACCCGGACCCGGCCGGCTTTGGGGGCACGAACAAAGGCTGGTCGCAATTCCTCATCGCCACGGCCACGGATGGCGGGGGCCAGCCCTTCTGTTTCCTGCACTATGATCGTGCCGGCAACGGGCTTTGGATGTATTCGAGCGATGTAGGCTTCTTCCTTGGGCCGGTTGCCCTCGGGGCCAGTTCCAACCTGCTGAACAGCAGCGCGTGTTCCATCGATACAGGCACTGCCCAGGTCACGAATCTGGCCAGCGGCTTCACGCTCAAGGCGACCCTCAACGCCAAGCCGCCCATGTCCGGCAATAAGTTGGTGTTTCAGCGTACTCTCGATCCCCTGGGCCGCGATTCGGGTTGGGTTCAGACCGGCACCGCGGTCATTCCCTAG
- the atpH gene encoding ATP synthase F1 subunit delta, with product MSTLAIANQYAKALLESISQPGSGATSEEALTQLEQFDSLLKSSHDLHTILLSPAVAHAQKQKVLGRLAELLGLHGFVRNFLFVVTRHRRLNLLGEIRERYQALLDETLGLLRARVSTAAPLTPEQMTALEAALSQVTGKQMRCGYEVDDTLVGGLAVRVGSTMYDGSVRGQLDSLRRRLTSEA from the coding sequence ATGTCGACGCTCGCGATCGCCAACCAATACGCTAAAGCGCTGCTTGAATCCATCTCACAGCCCGGCAGTGGGGCGACCTCAGAGGAAGCGCTCACCCAGCTGGAGCAGTTTGATTCCCTCCTGAAGAGTTCGCACGACCTCCACACGATCCTCCTCTCCCCTGCCGTGGCTCATGCCCAGAAGCAGAAAGTCCTTGGCCGGTTGGCCGAACTGCTGGGCCTGCATGGATTTGTCCGCAATTTCCTGTTTGTGGTGACGCGTCACCGGCGGCTGAACCTGCTGGGTGAAATCCGCGAGCGCTATCAGGCGCTGCTGGACGAGACGCTCGGCCTGCTGAGGGCCCGGGTTTCCACGGCGGCTCCCTTGACTCCGGAGCAGATGACGGCGTTGGAAGCGGCGCTGTCCCAAGTGACGGGCAAGCAGATGCGTTGCGGCTATGAAGTAGACGACACACTAGTGGGCGGCCTGGCCGTTCGCGTGGGTTCGACGATGTATGACGGATCGGTGAGGGGGCAGCTCGATAGCCTTCGCCGCCGCCTCACGAGTGAGGCCTGA
- the mbfA gene encoding iron exporter MbfA: MARNFKDLHEREILALAIALEEEDGRIYADFSDGLRDTYPATAAIFDGIRGEESNHRARLIELFQHKFGEHIPLIRRTDVKGFVQRRPVWLVRPLGINVVRKQAEIMELETRRFYEKAAQQVSDASIRKLLGDLAEEERKHSAAAESLEEEHLSHGEREKEDAAHRRLFVLQIVQPGLAGLMDGSVSTLAPLFAAAYSTHSSWNAFLVGLAASVGAGISMGFAEALSDDGSLTGRGHPWIRGLVCGLMTTAGGIGHTLPFLIPNFHLAMTSAVAVVAVELAVISWVRHRYMDTPVVSATLQVVLGGVLVFLAGMFIGSA, translated from the coding sequence ATGGCCCGCAATTTCAAGGATCTGCACGAGCGCGAGATCCTCGCCCTGGCGATCGCTCTGGAAGAGGAAGACGGCCGCATTTACGCCGATTTCTCGGACGGCCTGCGAGACACCTACCCGGCTACGGCAGCGATCTTCGATGGGATCCGCGGCGAGGAATCCAACCATCGTGCGCGCCTGATTGAACTTTTCCAGCACAAGTTCGGAGAGCACATTCCACTCATCCGGCGCACCGATGTGAAGGGGTTTGTGCAGCGCCGGCCCGTATGGCTGGTGCGCCCACTGGGTATCAACGTGGTGCGCAAACAGGCGGAGATCATGGAACTGGAGACCCGGCGCTTCTACGAAAAAGCAGCGCAGCAGGTCTCCGATGCCTCCATCCGCAAGTTGCTGGGCGATCTGGCCGAGGAGGAGCGCAAGCACTCCGCCGCGGCAGAATCGTTGGAAGAGGAGCATCTCTCCCACGGTGAGCGCGAGAAGGAAGATGCCGCGCACCGCCGGTTGTTCGTACTGCAGATCGTGCAGCCGGGCCTGGCCGGGTTGATGGACGGCTCCGTTTCGACGCTGGCGCCTCTATTCGCGGCCGCCTATTCCACGCACAGCAGTTGGAATGCGTTTCTGGTCGGGCTGGCCGCGTCGGTAGGTGCAGGCATCTCCATGGGCTTTGCGGAGGCCCTTTCGGACGACGGTTCGTTGACGGGGCGCGGCCATCCCTGGATTCGAGGCCTGGTCTGCGGCCTGATGACGACAGCGGGCGGAATCGGCCATACGCTGCCCTTCCTGATCCCGAACTTCCACCTCGCGATGACCTCGGCTGTGGCCGTGGTGGCGGTGGAGCTGGCGGTGATCAGTTGGGTGCGGCATCGCTACATGGACACGCCCGTCGTTTCGGCGACGCTGCAGGTGGTCCTGGGCGGAGTGCTGGTGTTCCTGGCTGGTATGTTCATCGGCAGCGCATAG
- a CDS encoding ATP synthase F0 subunit B: MEQIFETLKGIIVRALPTFALVILLHWFLKKVLFQPMEKVLEERRKKTEGAVEASEATLALVNEKLATYENSLADARAEIYKEQEAGRKRLADQQAKAVEAARIKAGERVAAVKAELALEVDKATATLAAESDRLAEEIAGLVLAGKVQ; this comes from the coding sequence ATGGAACAGATTTTCGAAACCCTTAAAGGGATCATCGTCCGAGCCCTGCCTACGTTCGCACTCGTCATTCTTCTTCATTGGTTCCTGAAGAAAGTCCTGTTCCAGCCGATGGAAAAGGTCCTTGAGGAACGGCGCAAGAAGACCGAAGGCGCCGTGGAAGCCAGCGAGGCCACACTTGCCTTGGTGAACGAGAAGTTGGCCACCTACGAGAACTCCCTGGCCGATGCCCGTGCCGAGATCTACAAAGAGCAGGAAGCCGGACGGAAACGTCTGGCCGACCAGCAGGCCAAGGCGGTTGAAGCCGCCCGGATCAAGGCAGGCGAGCGTGTTGCCGCAGTGAAAGCGGAGCTGGCACTGGAAGTCGACAAGGCCACAGCCACCCTGGCCGCCGAGTCGGACCGGCTGGCGGAAGAGATTGCCGGCTTGGTTCTTGCCGGAAAGGTACAGTAG
- a CDS encoding MTH1187 family thiamine-binding protein yields the protein MHTIADICVIPLGVGTSVSREVTVCERILRESGLKTMLHAYGTNVEGEWDDVMAAIKRCHEALHEMGVPRISTNIRIGTRTDKAQTMQDKVERVERRLVEDTL from the coding sequence ATGCATACCATTGCCGACATTTGCGTAATTCCCCTGGGTGTCGGGACCTCGGTGTCCCGCGAGGTGACCGTCTGCGAGAGGATCCTGCGGGAGTCCGGCCTCAAGACGATGCTCCACGCCTATGGCACGAATGTGGAGGGAGAATGGGACGACGTGATGGCGGCCATCAAACGCTGCCACGAAGCCCTTCACGAAATGGGTGTGCCGCGCATCTCCACCAACATCCGCATCGGAACCCGCACCGACAAGGCGCAGACGATGCAGGATAAGGTCGAGCGAGTGGAGCGCCGTCTGGTGGAGGATACTCTCTGA
- a CDS encoding F0F1 ATP synthase subunit epsilon, with product MSGQLTLEVATPERMLLKEQVKGVTVPGLDGELGILPEHAPLLSELGCGPLSFELENGQKKYISICGGYVEVLPDHVRVLAAQAENASEIDAKRAETALQRANERLLHPTADLDVARALNALKRAQARVAVAKIAAGR from the coding sequence ATGTCCGGACAGTTGACGCTGGAAGTTGCGACGCCGGAGCGCATGCTGTTGAAAGAGCAGGTGAAAGGCGTGACCGTACCCGGCCTGGACGGCGAGTTGGGCATTCTCCCCGAGCATGCTCCGCTGCTTTCCGAACTGGGCTGCGGGCCGCTCTCCTTTGAGCTGGAGAACGGGCAGAAGAAGTACATCTCCATCTGCGGCGGTTATGTGGAAGTGCTGCCCGACCATGTCCGAGTACTGGCCGCGCAGGCCGAGAACGCAAGCGAGATCGACGCCAAGCGCGCCGAAACCGCCCTGCAGCGTGCCAACGAACGCCTGCTGCACCCGACAGCCGATCTGGATGTCGCCCGCGCCCTGAACGCCCTGAAACGCGCCCAGGCCCGCGTGGCCGTAGCGAAGATCGCCGCCGGCAGGTAG
- the atpA gene encoding F0F1 ATP synthase subunit alpha — MAQIRADEIARVLREEIENYDKAVQVSETGYVVTVGDGIARVHGLDKVMAGELIEFPHGVSGIALNLDEDEVGAVLLGEAYAIREGDEVRRTGRIMSVPVGEAMIGRVVNALGQPIDDKGPIDTKEFFAIERIAPGVIDRKPVKEPLQTGLKAIDAMIPVGRGQRELIIGDRQTGKTAIALDTIINQKGKGVICIYVAIGQKRSTVAQVVKTLQDYGAMDYTIVVAATASESAALQYIAPYSGCAMGEYFRDNSGHALCVYDDLSKHAAAYREISLLLRRPPGREAFPGDVFYLHSRLLERAAKLSDKLGGGSLTALPFIETQAGDVSAYIPTNVISITDGQIFLQSDMFNSNLRPAVDVGISVSRVGGNAQTKAMKQVAGSLRLDLAQYRALAAFAQFGSDLDKASQAQLNRGRRLTEILKQGQYQPLPVEKQILIIYAGTNGWLDDMEVEWCLPFEAGLYRFVENGHADLLTDIREKAALDDGIKARIEAVLKEFKQRFLAERKAGK; from the coding sequence ATGGCTCAGATTCGTGCCGATGAAATCGCTCGCGTACTTCGCGAAGAGATTGAAAATTACGACAAAGCGGTTCAGGTCTCCGAGACCGGTTATGTAGTGACGGTCGGAGACGGAATTGCCCGCGTCCATGGCCTGGACAAGGTCATGGCCGGTGAACTCATCGAGTTCCCGCACGGCGTTTCGGGTATCGCCCTCAACCTCGACGAGGACGAAGTCGGCGCGGTGCTGCTGGGCGAAGCGTATGCCATTCGCGAAGGCGACGAAGTCCGCCGCACGGGCCGCATCATGTCGGTTCCGGTCGGCGAGGCGATGATCGGCCGTGTCGTGAATGCACTGGGCCAGCCCATCGACGACAAGGGCCCGATCGACACCAAGGAATTCTTCGCGATCGAGCGAATCGCGCCGGGCGTCATTGACCGCAAGCCCGTGAAGGAACCGTTGCAGACCGGCCTCAAGGCGATCGACGCCATGATTCCGGTAGGCCGCGGGCAGCGCGAGTTGATCATCGGCGACCGCCAGACCGGCAAGACGGCCATTGCGCTGGACACGATCATCAACCAGAAGGGCAAAGGCGTCATTTGTATCTATGTCGCCATCGGCCAGAAGCGCTCGACGGTGGCCCAGGTGGTGAAGACCCTGCAGGACTACGGCGCCATGGATTACACCATCGTCGTGGCCGCCACGGCGTCGGAATCGGCCGCCCTGCAGTACATCGCCCCCTACTCCGGCTGCGCGATGGGCGAATACTTCCGTGACAACTCCGGCCACGCCCTCTGCGTGTACGACGATCTGTCGAAGCACGCCGCGGCGTACCGCGAGATTTCGCTGCTGCTGCGCCGTCCTCCGGGCCGCGAAGCGTTCCCCGGCGACGTGTTCTATCTTCACTCCCGCTTGCTGGAGCGCGCCGCGAAGCTGAGCGACAAGCTCGGCGGCGGATCGCTTACCGCCCTGCCGTTCATCGAAACGCAGGCAGGCGACGTTTCGGCGTACATTCCAACCAACGTGATTTCGATCACGGACGGCCAGATCTTCCTGCAGTCGGACATGTTCAACTCGAACCTGCGTCCGGCCGTGGACGTCGGCATCTCAGTGAGCCGCGTGGGCGGCAACGCGCAGACGAAAGCCATGAAGCAGGTGGCCGGTTCGCTGCGTCTCGACCTGGCGCAGTATCGCGCGTTGGCTGCGTTCGCCCAGTTCGGTTCCGATCTCGATAAGGCATCGCAGGCCCAGCTGAATCGCGGCCGCCGCCTGACCGAGATCCTCAAGCAGGGCCAATACCAGCCCCTGCCCGTCGAAAAGCAGATCCTCATCATCTACGCCGGCACGAACGGCTGGCTGGATGACATGGAAGTCGAGTGGTGCCTGCCCTTCGAAGCCGGCTTGTACCGTTTCGTCGAGAATGGCCACGCCGACCTGCTGACGGACATCCGCGAGAAGGCCGCCCTGGATGATGGCATCAAGGCGCGCATCGAAGCGGTCCTGAAGGAATTCAAGCAGCGCTTCCTGGCCGAGCGCAAGGCCGGCAAGTAG
- a CDS encoding F0F1 ATP synthase subunit B family protein, with protein sequence MKRIALLLMLAGTTVWAQEHAEPAKEGHEAAAHEGSDPTLPAKWVNFAILASGLGFLAIKFGGPALKGQQQQILDKMSQASRRAEAAKVQADEMDKRISGLQVEVDAIRKKAATELAAEAARLEKETEQLLAKVEQTAEQEIASSAKFATQQLKATAAKLALDLASQKIRSRMTAGTQGVLVDRFTQHLGDSSELRG encoded by the coding sequence ATGAAGCGCATTGCCCTCCTCCTGATGTTGGCCGGCACCACGGTTTGGGCCCAGGAACACGCCGAACCCGCCAAGGAAGGCCACGAAGCAGCCGCACACGAAGGCTCGGATCCGACCCTGCCTGCCAAGTGGGTGAACTTCGCGATTCTGGCCTCTGGTCTCGGGTTCCTGGCGATCAAGTTTGGCGGACCTGCCCTGAAGGGCCAGCAGCAGCAGATTCTCGACAAGATGAGCCAGGCCTCGCGCCGCGCGGAAGCCGCGAAGGTGCAGGCGGACGAGATGGACAAGCGCATCTCGGGGCTCCAGGTGGAAGTGGACGCGATTCGCAAGAAGGCGGCCACGGAACTGGCAGCCGAGGCGGCCCGGCTGGAAAAAGAGACGGAACAATTGCTGGCCAAGGTGGAACAGACGGCGGAGCAGGAGATTGCGTCCTCGGCCAAATTCGCCACCCAGCAACTGAAGGCCACAGCCGCCAAACTGGCGCTGGATCTGGCCAGCCAGAAGATTCGTTCGCGCATGACCGCGGGGACGCAGGGCGTCCTGGTGGACCGCTTTACGCAGCATCTCGGCGACTCGAGTGAGCTGCGAGGATAG